One segment of Polyodon spathula isolate WHYD16114869_AA chromosome 20, ASM1765450v1, whole genome shotgun sequence DNA contains the following:
- the LOC121295343 gene encoding dynein intermediate chain 2, axonemal-like, translating into MEIVYVYTKKRSEFGRQCNFSDRPAELHVDILPDPSQMDNYIERNPCDTPTQCAQEMSEHEVNTERFQTETRGINHVEGGWPKDINPQEMEQTIRYRKKVEKDENYINTVLQLGSLMEHCIKQNTAIDIYQQYFEEEEASEVAEEQPSAKTINVFRDPNEIKRTATGLSWHPDGAKKLAVAYSSLEFQRATKDMSFDSYIWDIENPDKPEMTLKPVSLLVCLEYNPKDSHVLIGGCYNGQIAYWDTRKGSQPVEMSTVEHSHRDPVYKVIWLQSKTGTDYFSASTDGHVLWWDIRKMSEPTERLILDPSRKGNLDNALGAISLEFETTMPTKFMVGTEQGQVVSCNRKAKTPAEKIVCTYSGHHGPIYALQRNPFFPKNFLTVADWTARIWSEEIKESSIMWTKYHMTYLTDGCWSPVRPAVFFTTRMDGTLDVWDLLFKQNDPTLSLKVCDESLYSLRVQDNGRFLACGSQLGTTTLLEISPGLCTLQRNEKALATAMFERETKREKILEARHREMRLKERSRSEQSKEEEAKDVDTEESSEDLVARAEKEFFEVVEFELKKREREEEKSQSKADSEKEVSEEKEAQDLS; encoded by the exons ATGGAAATCGTGTATGTGTACACAAAAAAGCGCAGTGAGTTCGGACGACAATGTAACTTCTCGGACCGTCCAGCTGAGCTGCATGTGGACATCCTCCCAGACCCCAGCCAGATGGACAACTACATCGAGAGAAACCCCTGCGACACCCCCACCCAGTGTGCTCAGGAGATGTCAGAGCATGAg GTGAACACAGAGCGCTTTCAGACTGAAACACGAGGGATAAACCATGTGGAGGGGGGCTGGCCAAAGGATATCAACCCACAAGAGATGGAGCAGACCATTCGCTACAGGAAGAAAGTGGAGAAGGATGAGAACTACATCAATACCGTCTTGCAGCTGGGTAGC CTGATGGAACACTGCATCAAGCAAAACACCGCCATTGATATTTACCAGCAGTACTTTGAGGAGGAGGAAGCATCGGAAGTTGCTGAGGAGCAGCCTTCAGCAAAGACCATCAACGTCTTCAG AGACCCAAATGAGATCAAGCGCACTGCCACTGGCCTGTCGTGGCACCCCGATGGTGCAAAGAAGTTGGCAGTTGCATATTCTTCTCTGGAGTTCCAGAGGGCCACCAAGGACATGAGTTTCGACTCCTACATATGGGACATTG AAAACCCAGACAAACCTGAGATGACCCTGAAACCAGTGTCCCTCCTTGTCTGTCTGGAGTACAACCCCAAAGACTCTCATGTTCTGATTGGCGGCTGCTACAATGGGCAAATTG CTTACTGGGACACTCGCAAGGGGAGCCAGCCAGTGGAGATGTCCACAGTCGAGCACAGCCACAGAGACCCTGTCTACAAAGTGATCTGGTTACAGTCAAAGACAGGCACAGACTATTTCTCTGCATCAACTGATGGACAT GTTCTGTGGTGGGATATTCGGAAGATGAGCGAGCCTACGGAGAGACTGATACTTGACCCGAGCAGGAAGGGGAACCTGGATAATGCACTAGGAGCCATCTCTTTGGAGTTTGAGACCACAATG CCAACAAAGTTCATGGTGGGAACAGAGCAGGGACAGGTGGTATCGTGCAACCGAAAAGCAAAGACCCCTGCAGAAAAGATTGTCTGCACCTACAGTGGCCACCATGGGCCAATCTATGCCCTGCAGAGGAACCCCTTCTTCCCCAAGAACTTCCTGACTGTGGCCGACTGGACGGCACGCATCTGGTCAGAGGAAATCAAGGAGTCCTCCATCATGTGGACCAA GTACCACATGACTTACCTGACGGACGGCTGTTGGAGTCCGGTCAGACCCGCTGTGTTCTTTACCACTAGGATGGACGGCACACTGGATGTGTGGGACCTCCTGTTCAAGCAAAACGACCCCACACTCAGCCTGAAG GTATGTGATGAATCCCTGTACTCCCTACGGGTCCAGGACAATGGGAGGTTCCTCGCCTGCGGCTCCCAGCTTGGCACAACCACACTGCTGGAGATCTCTCCTGGACTGTGCACTCTGCAGAGGAATGAGAAGGCACTAGCCACTGCA ATGTTTGAGCGGGAGACGAAGCGTGAGAAGATTTTGGAGGCACGTCACCGTGAGATGCGCCTAAAGGAGCGCAGCCGCTCAGAGCAGAGCAAGGAGGAGGAGGCGAAGGACGTGGACACAGAGGAGAGCAGCGAGGACCTGGTGGCACGAGCAGAGAAGGAGTTCTTCGAAGTCGTGGAGTTTGAGCTTAAGAAGAGAGAGCGTGAGGAGGAGAAGTCACAAAGCAAAGCTGACAGT gagaAGGAGGTTTCTGAAGAGAAAGAGGCTCAG GATTTATCCTGA